From a single Planococcus shenhongbingii genomic region:
- a CDS encoding PhnD/SsuA/transferrin family substrate-binding protein, translating into MKKKNSVMAMFLGAALLLSACSDGSAEAGKTEVDDVIKVVWYPNESGTDMKSSRDEIGRVIEEATGKEVEHQLTTDYAIAIETLVNNNADLAFMGAQGYIEAKNGNDAVEPLVVPTGESGTLDDAIYHSWLAVNVDDQDKFKADGEFSLDALEQKSMSFVSNSSTSGFVVPSSTIIEHFSKKSGYEDLKPEDLMEGGPLFSQVLFGNSHQGSAVNLLNDSSEVAAFCDTCVENYVEVAEGEPNTVGSVYKVKDDAAEPFNTVTGSEFALMGVTPVLNAPFAANMEVLGQQDYDKLKEVLTSDEIANNEKIFVPEDSGEPGLFFKSAKERFAPVEDEWFNPIRELSKE; encoded by the coding sequence ATGAAGAAGAAAAATTCGGTAATGGCAATGTTTTTGGGAGCGGCTTTACTGTTGTCTGCATGTTCGGATGGAAGTGCAGAAGCAGGGAAAACAGAAGTGGATGATGTTATCAAAGTGGTGTGGTATCCAAACGAATCAGGTACAGACATGAAGTCTTCCCGTGACGAGATTGGCCGGGTCATTGAAGAAGCGACTGGTAAAGAAGTGGAACATCAATTGACAACGGATTACGCCATTGCCATTGAAACGCTGGTCAACAACAATGCGGACTTGGCATTTATGGGTGCACAAGGCTATATCGAAGCGAAAAACGGCAACGATGCGGTTGAACCATTGGTCGTGCCTACCGGTGAATCCGGAACTTTGGACGACGCTATTTATCACAGCTGGCTCGCTGTTAATGTCGACGATCAGGACAAGTTTAAAGCTGATGGAGAATTTTCATTGGATGCCTTGGAACAGAAAAGCATGTCTTTCGTGTCGAATAGTTCAACATCAGGATTTGTAGTTCCTTCTTCTACAATCATTGAGCATTTTTCAAAGAAATCAGGCTATGAAGATTTGAAACCGGAAGATTTAATGGAAGGCGGACCGCTCTTCTCTCAAGTACTGTTTGGAAACTCGCATCAAGGATCGGCAGTCAACCTGTTGAATGATAGTTCTGAAGTGGCGGCATTCTGTGACACTTGCGTAGAAAACTACGTCGAAGTGGCAGAAGGCGAACCCAATACAGTAGGATCAGTTTACAAAGTGAAAGACGATGCAGCAGAGCCTTTCAATACGGTTACTGGCAGCGAATTCGCCCTAATGGGAGTTACTCCGGTATTGAATGCACCATTCGCAGCTAATATGGAAGTTCTTGGGCAGCAAGACTACGACAAATTAAAAGAAGTGCTCACTTCAGATGAAATCGCCAATAATGAAAAGATTTTTGTCCCTGAAGATTCTGGTGAACCAGGTCTATTCTTCAAATCAGCAAAAGAACGCTTTGCGCCGGTTGAAGATGAGTGGTTCAATCCAATCCGTGAACTTTCAAAAGAATAG
- a CDS encoding PHP domain-containing protein, translated as MKADLHVHSHYSDGSDSVADVLQRAKASGVKTISFVDHDTVAGWPVVKVLASGYGIKAIPGIEISAYDFKRNRKVHILGYNYNPEAKHIKPLCDKLSEKRHRHSLWQIEQIKAAGFELDLEAILVSALPSRTVYKQHIMKELTAAEYSSSEYQQLYKRLFKGQGPAAGDIEYIDALEAVKAIKADDGLAVVAHPGQLDSYELIPELMEAGLGGIERNHPDHSAEDHQKVEKLAEEYGLVLTGGTDYHGAFGAPIDVGDIVSPIAVNSFKNL; from the coding sequence CTGAAAGCTGACCTTCACGTTCATAGCCATTATTCCGACGGTTCAGATTCAGTCGCGGATGTATTGCAGCGGGCAAAAGCTTCCGGCGTAAAAACGATCAGTTTTGTTGACCATGATACAGTAGCTGGCTGGCCTGTAGTCAAAGTGCTGGCATCCGGATACGGGATTAAAGCGATTCCGGGAATTGAGATATCGGCATACGACTTTAAGCGGAACCGGAAAGTGCATATTCTCGGCTATAACTACAATCCAGAAGCCAAGCATATAAAACCGCTTTGCGACAAGTTATCAGAAAAGCGCCACCGCCATTCGCTTTGGCAAATCGAACAGATCAAAGCGGCCGGATTCGAACTGGATCTGGAAGCAATCCTCGTTTCGGCTCTTCCATCAAGAACCGTCTACAAACAGCACATCATGAAAGAGCTGACTGCTGCGGAATATTCTTCTAGTGAATATCAGCAGCTTTACAAGCGCTTGTTTAAAGGGCAGGGCCCTGCGGCAGGCGATATTGAATATATCGATGCACTGGAAGCGGTAAAGGCAATCAAGGCGGACGACGGGCTTGCTGTTGTAGCCCATCCCGGCCAGCTCGATTCCTACGAGCTGATTCCGGAGCTTATGGAGGCAGGCCTTGGCGGCATTGAACGCAACCATCCGGATCATTCAGCGGAAGACCACCAGAAAGTGGAAAAGCTCGCTGAGGAATATGGGCTGGTGCTGACCGGCGGAACGGATTACCACGGGGCATTTGGTGCGCCAATCGATGTAGGGGATATTGTGAGTCCCATAGCTGTAAATAGTTTTAAGAATCTATGA
- the phnL gene encoding phosphonate C-P lyase system protein PhnL, translating to MSMLEIAGFGKRFTIHHLNKTMPAIENISFSLESGEFIGIVGKSGSGKSTILKSIYRTYLPDTGRILYNSEEFGLVDLSQISERQMLYLRKYEIGYVSQFLNVMPRTTCRQLVVNALLEMGESEELAELEAEKALTHFELDPKLWDSYPNTFSGGEKLRLNIAMATVKKPRLLLLDEPTASLDQQSKIKVREIIEKLKRNGTTLVGIFHDIEFMEGLCDKVYDMQSRTLTVAEEKVGVGAES from the coding sequence ATGTCAATGTTGGAAATAGCAGGATTCGGCAAGAGATTCACCATCCATCATTTGAATAAAACCATGCCGGCCATCGAAAACATCTCCTTTTCATTAGAGTCCGGCGAATTTATCGGCATCGTCGGCAAAAGCGGCAGCGGGAAATCCACCATTCTGAAAAGCATTTACCGCACTTATTTGCCGGATACCGGGCGGATCCTTTACAACTCTGAAGAGTTTGGGTTAGTTGATCTCTCTCAAATATCTGAAAGGCAGATGCTGTATTTGCGCAAATACGAAATCGGCTACGTCTCCCAGTTTTTGAATGTCATGCCAAGAACAACATGCCGCCAGCTGGTGGTAAACGCCTTGCTTGAGATGGGTGAAAGTGAGGAACTGGCCGAGCTGGAAGCAGAAAAAGCGCTGACTCATTTTGAACTGGATCCAAAGCTCTGGGACAGCTACCCGAATACGTTTTCCGGCGGAGAAAAGCTGCGCTTGAACATCGCCATGGCAACGGTCAAGAAACCGCGGTTATTGCTGCTTGATGAGCCAACGGCAAGCCTTGACCAGCAATCGAAGATCAAAGTGCGGGAAATCATTGAAAAGCTTAAGAGAAACGGCACGACACTGGTAGGGATTTTCCATGATATCGAGTTCATGGAAGGGCTGTGCGACAAAGTATACGATATGCAGTCAAGAACATTGACAGTGGCCGAAGAAAAAGTGGGTGTTGGCGCTGAAAGCTGA
- the phnM gene encoding phosphonate metabolism protein PhnM, protein MYIIHNGKIITETTILEGHAVVVEGETIQEIILEQQVRNYPHAQLIDANGGFISPGFIDIHSDYIETIASPRPTSMMDFDISLREAEKILISHGITTMFHSLSFYKEDVFSHKPMRNPHNIQRMVDAIDATHNRLHLIRHRLHARFEIDNIDEVGQLVKNIEDGKVHLLSFMDHTPGQGQYRNLEVYRDTLKGYRDISDADVNVLIAERQSTEYLTTEKIKEVADIALAKGIAVASHDDDDFKKLDLVKSFGTTISEFPITLKVAMKAKQLGLYTIAGAPNVMLGGSHSGNLSAAEAIGHGCMDILCSDYYPSALLHAVFDLHEKYGNDLHDMFMMVTLNPAKAVQLDHELGSITVGKKADILVIERMEDGYPMLTATMVNGTLITTTNYRVK, encoded by the coding sequence TTGTATATTATCCATAATGGGAAAATCATAACGGAAACCACAATTTTAGAAGGCCACGCCGTCGTGGTGGAAGGCGAGACGATTCAAGAGATCATTCTTGAACAGCAAGTGAGAAACTATCCGCATGCCCAATTGATTGATGCCAACGGAGGTTTTATTTCACCGGGTTTTATCGATATCCACTCCGATTATATTGAAACGATCGCCTCTCCCCGGCCAACCAGCATGATGGATTTTGACATCAGCCTGCGGGAAGCGGAAAAAATCCTGATCAGCCACGGCATCACGACGATGTTCCATTCGCTGTCATTTTACAAAGAAGATGTATTTTCCCATAAACCGATGCGCAATCCCCATAATATCCAGCGCATGGTGGACGCCATCGATGCGACGCATAACCGGCTGCACCTGATCCGCCACCGGCTCCATGCCCGTTTTGAAATCGACAATATCGACGAAGTCGGCCAGCTGGTAAAAAATATCGAAGACGGCAAGGTCCATTTGCTGTCGTTCATGGACCATACGCCCGGGCAGGGACAATACCGCAATCTGGAAGTCTACCGGGATACTTTAAAAGGATACCGCGATATTTCCGATGCAGACGTCAATGTTCTGATTGCCGAGCGCCAAAGTACGGAGTATCTGACAACTGAAAAAATCAAGGAAGTGGCGGACATCGCTTTGGCAAAAGGCATTGCTGTAGCGTCCCATGATGACGATGATTTCAAGAAACTGGATTTGGTGAAGAGCTTCGGAACCACAATCAGTGAGTTTCCAATCACGCTGAAAGTGGCGATGAAAGCGAAACAGCTCGGACTCTACACCATTGCAGGCGCACCTAACGTCATGCTTGGCGGATCGCATTCCGGGAACTTGTCAGCAGCGGAAGCCATCGGGCACGGCTGCATGGACATCCTGTGCAGCGATTATTATCCGTCTGCCTTGCTGCATGCCGTTTTTGACCTTCATGAGAAATATGGCAACGATTTGCATGACATGTTCATGATGGTTACGTTGAACCCGGCAAAAGCGGTTCAGTTGGACCATGAACTGGGATCAATAACTGTCGGCAAGAAAGCCGATATCCTGGTGATTGAACGCATGGAAGACGGCTATCCGATGCTGACCGCAACAATGGTCAACGGTACGCTGATCACGACCACCAATTACCGTGTGAAATAA
- a CDS encoding ATP-binding cassette domain-containing protein: MPETPILQVRNLRKQFGPGCSRCATLDAGQLEKNYCTSCGTVYAVRDVSLDLYAGEILGVVGESGSGKSTMMQCLYFDTDVTSGEAYINVPHLAGKNVFGLSSQQKRAIRNHDFGMVYQNPIHGLKMDFSSIGNIAEKLIAAGSRRVGEMEETGKRLLENVHIPLHRMKEEPRNFSGGMQQRVQIAKALSNNPPILFLDEVTTGLDLSVQANVLDLIKNIQRDLGISMVVVSHDLAVIRMLADRTVVMLNGEIIEQGLTDQVLEDPQHPYTQQLVYSLL; this comes from the coding sequence ATGCCTGAAACACCGATTTTACAAGTGCGGAATCTGCGCAAACAATTCGGTCCGGGATGTTCCCGCTGCGCCACTTTAGACGCTGGCCAATTAGAGAAAAACTATTGCACATCCTGCGGGACGGTTTATGCTGTACGCGATGTGTCACTGGATTTATATGCCGGTGAAATCCTGGGGGTTGTCGGGGAAAGCGGCAGCGGCAAGTCAACGATGATGCAATGCCTTTATTTCGACACTGACGTAACGTCAGGAGAGGCATATATCAATGTGCCGCATCTTGCAGGTAAAAATGTCTTTGGTTTATCTTCCCAGCAAAAACGCGCCATCCGTAACCACGATTTCGGCATGGTATACCAGAATCCGATCCATGGACTGAAAATGGATTTCTCCTCTATCGGGAATATCGCCGAAAAGCTGATTGCCGCCGGCAGCCGCCGCGTAGGGGAGATGGAAGAAACGGGTAAGAGGCTGTTGGAAAATGTCCACATTCCGCTTCATCGCATGAAAGAAGAACCGCGAAATTTCTCGGGCGGCATGCAGCAGCGCGTACAAATTGCGAAGGCTCTATCGAACAATCCGCCCATCTTGTTTTTGGATGAAGTGACTACCGGGCTTGATCTGTCAGTGCAAGCCAACGTTCTGGACTTGATCAAGAATATCCAGCGGGATTTAGGTATCAGCATGGTTGTGGTTTCCCATGATCTGGCTGTGATCCGAATGCTTGCAGACCGCACTGTGGTCATGCTGAATGGCGAAATTATTGAACAAGGGCTGACGGACCAAGTGCTGGAAGATCCGCAGCATCCGTATACGCAACAATTGGTGTATTCATTACTTTAG
- a CDS encoding alpha-D-ribose 1-methylphosphonate 5-phosphate C-P-lyase PhnJ yields the protein MKANTHFAFFDEGSKKEIRRATLKAVAIPGYQVPFASREMPIARGWGTGGLQLTLSLIGKTDVLKVIDQGADESVNAVSIKKLVQETTGVEVTEQTEKADLIQSRHRIPEVPLTKDQILVLQVPMPEPLRPVEAREYMTKRMHSEDDYSGAWLMLFEQIMKYGKTATAADHPVYVNGRYVMAPSPIPRFDNPKMHQSEALILLGAGREKKIYAVPPYTDVASLAFEDYPFQIESFEGIQCYLCGAQDVFMDELVDPETGQTTHQCNDTSFCMEQLNNNKKAEVESAYA from the coding sequence TTGAAAGCTAATACACATTTCGCCTTTTTTGATGAAGGCTCAAAAAAAGAAATCCGCCGTGCCACTTTAAAGGCCGTCGCTATTCCCGGCTACCAGGTGCCGTTTGCTTCAAGAGAGATGCCAATCGCACGCGGCTGGGGAACTGGAGGGCTTCAGCTGACACTTTCATTAATTGGCAAAACGGATGTTTTAAAAGTGATTGACCAGGGAGCCGATGAATCCGTCAACGCCGTCAGCATTAAAAAGCTGGTCCAGGAAACAACCGGAGTCGAAGTGACGGAACAAACCGAAAAAGCGGACTTGATCCAGTCACGCCATCGCATTCCGGAAGTTCCATTGACCAAAGACCAGATTTTGGTGCTGCAAGTGCCGATGCCGGAACCTCTCCGGCCGGTCGAAGCCCGAGAATATATGACAAAGCGGATGCATTCCGAAGACGATTACAGTGGAGCATGGCTCATGCTGTTTGAACAGATTATGAAATACGGAAAAACCGCAACAGCGGCAGACCATCCGGTTTATGTCAATGGGCGCTATGTGATGGCTCCGAGCCCGATTCCACGCTTTGACAACCCGAAAATGCATCAGTCGGAGGCGTTGATTCTGCTTGGTGCTGGACGCGAGAAAAAAATCTATGCCGTTCCTCCGTACACAGATGTTGCATCGCTCGCTTTCGAGGATTATCCATTCCAAATAGAATCGTTTGAAGGTATACAGTGCTATCTTTGTGGCGCTCAAGATGTGTTCATGGATGAACTGGTGGACCCGGAAACCGGCCAAACCACTCATCAATGCAATGACACCAGTTTCTGCATGGAGCAACTGAACAATAACAAGAAAGCCGAGGTGGAAAGCGCCTATGCCTGA
- a CDS encoding carbon-phosphorus lyase complex subunit PhnI, translating into MGYVPVKGGTHAIEASINRLKYERLKDEEILEIKVILSSMRGMIDQVMSEASLYSPELAALAIKQAEGSMEEAVFLMRAHRSTLPRQYYSRTVETESMFVERRISASFKDIPGGQLLGATHDYTHRLLDFDLLEEEPGEIRRWLTDYKKQLESAETAQEVVYFPKVVDYLREEGLFEIYEKNDAAPDDVTKKSLQFPSSRSARLQILTRGQTGAVTALGYASLRGYGQVHPNVGEVRVGRMPIYVDHPNEAEQDHGDEFYIGDIRITEVESFVPVKVKNDRNEDDLEFEIGYGICYGQNETKAIAMSILDQCLEHTEADFPTHDEEFVLLHIDSVESTGFISHLKMPHYVTFQSKLDSIRQVKKGVQPIES; encoded by the coding sequence ATGGGCTATGTACCTGTAAAGGGCGGTACTCATGCAATTGAAGCTTCCATTAACCGCTTGAAATATGAGCGCCTGAAAGACGAAGAGATATTGGAGATTAAAGTGATTCTATCTTCCATGCGTGGCATGATCGACCAGGTAATGTCAGAAGCGAGCTTGTATTCGCCTGAATTGGCTGCGCTGGCGATTAAACAGGCAGAAGGCAGCATGGAAGAAGCCGTATTTTTGATGCGTGCCCACCGTTCCACTTTGCCGCGCCAATATTATAGCCGGACAGTCGAGACGGAATCGATGTTTGTCGAACGGAGAATTTCTGCAAGCTTCAAGGATATTCCGGGCGGCCAGCTCCTTGGAGCAACGCATGACTATACTCACCGTTTGCTCGATTTCGATCTGCTGGAAGAAGAACCAGGAGAAATCCGCAGATGGCTGACCGATTACAAAAAACAATTGGAAAGCGCAGAAACGGCTCAGGAAGTGGTTTATTTTCCGAAAGTGGTCGATTACCTACGAGAAGAAGGCTTGTTTGAAATTTATGAAAAAAACGATGCCGCACCGGATGATGTTACCAAGAAAAGTTTGCAATTTCCGTCCAGCCGCAGTGCAAGGCTGCAAATCCTGACACGCGGCCAGACTGGAGCAGTCACGGCACTTGGCTATGCATCACTTCGAGGATACGGCCAAGTCCATCCGAATGTCGGAGAAGTACGTGTCGGCAGAATGCCGATTTACGTGGACCATCCGAATGAAGCAGAACAGGACCACGGCGACGAATTTTACATCGGTGACATCCGTATCACCGAAGTGGAATCGTTTGTGCCGGTAAAAGTGAAAAACGACCGCAATGAAGACGACTTGGAGTTCGAAATCGGCTACGGCATTTGTTACGGGCAAAACGAGACAAAAGCCATTGCCATGAGTATTCTGGATCAATGTCTGGAGCATACAGAAGCTGATTTCCCGACCCATGATGAAGAATTTGTCTTATTGCACATCGATTCAGTAGAATCTACCGGATTTATCTCCCATTTGAAAATGCCACATTACGTGACATTCCAATCCAAGCTCGACAGTATCCGGCAAGTGAAGAAAGGAGTGCAGCCGATTGAAAGCTAA
- the phnH gene encoding phosphonate C-P lyase system protein PhnH — translation MAIDQIHDLQQVYRKILHSMSRPGTISVLEEAKQLDYELPCKKSTMLCAMTVLDAEVTFHILPGNQQKLIEKISEYTSARYAPIEEADFVIILKNASKEDVLQAMRQCKIGSLIDPQLSSTWIIESEGLAEEGNLSLSGPGIESHASLHAGMLESFWKARSSRIKEYPMGIDLIFVDDDSGIVCIPRTTRVIMTEVE, via the coding sequence ATGGCGATTGATCAAATACACGATTTGCAGCAAGTTTACCGAAAAATTTTACATAGCATGTCACGGCCAGGCACCATTTCCGTTCTGGAGGAAGCAAAACAGCTGGACTATGAGCTGCCTTGCAAAAAATCAACGATGCTGTGTGCAATGACAGTACTGGATGCGGAAGTCACGTTCCACATCTTACCGGGAAATCAGCAAAAGCTGATCGAGAAAATTTCTGAATATACTTCAGCTAGATATGCACCGATTGAAGAAGCAGATTTTGTTATCATTCTAAAAAACGCCAGCAAAGAAGATGTGCTTCAGGCAATGCGGCAATGCAAGATTGGCAGCCTGATCGATCCCCAGCTATCTTCAACATGGATTATCGAAAGCGAAGGGCTGGCTGAAGAAGGAAACTTGAGTTTATCAGGACCGGGCATCGAAAGCCATGCCAGCCTCCATGCCGGAATGCTGGAGTCTTTTTGGAAAGCCCGCAGCAGCCGGATCAAGGAATATCCGATGGGCATCGACTTGATCTTTGTGGATGACGATTCTGGTATTGTCTGCATTCCCCGGACAACTCGAGTAATTATGACGGAGGTGGAGTAA
- the phnG gene encoding phosphonate C-P lyase system protein PhnG, translating to MKRRRRTEILIQGNEQLARGFAETIAKKYECREISAPQYGMTMIKMRESAKNSLFYIGEVLVTEAKVEIGGQIGIGIVAGMKEELARNLAIIDAAYKADLPETAEWQHPLLEMEKDIAQAKSREQAELFETKVSFETMEV from the coding sequence ATGAAAAGACGCAGAAGAACTGAAATTCTGATTCAAGGAAATGAGCAGCTGGCCAGGGGATTTGCAGAAACGATTGCAAAGAAATATGAATGCCGGGAAATCTCTGCTCCGCAATATGGAATGACCATGATTAAAATGAGGGAATCGGCAAAAAACTCCCTGTTCTATATCGGTGAAGTTCTTGTCACCGAAGCGAAAGTGGAAATCGGCGGCCAGATTGGCATCGGCATCGTCGCAGGCATGAAAGAAGAGCTGGCCCGGAACCTTGCAATTATTGACGCTGCTTATAAAGCGGATTTGCCTGAAACAGCCGAATGGCAGCACCCTCTATTGGAAATGGAAAAAGACATAGCGCAAGCAAAATCGCGTGAACAGGCAGAGCTGTTTGAGACGAAAGTCAGTTTTGAAACAATGGAAGTTTAA
- a CDS encoding GntR family transcriptional regulator, with translation MITSKRKLPAKGGAIISEDKETLILDDLMQKITSKAFKSGEKLPSENELAEKYGVPRMTVRNALLKLEERGYIYSKQGKGRYLKEESLQIQLHLTAKTSFTEKMKQAGYNLETRNINCEKIGFDARIYRILNAPENGTVYKISRLRLLDGEPIAIHSSYVNEAMFPDIGEDGRQIGSMFAYYRKLGYTEFASRKSLLSITFPSSKEQQLLSCKSLVPLIVVESDCVDAKEGNILEHTKILYRSDKFKYDITMD, from the coding sequence ATTATAACTAGTAAAAGAAAGCTGCCAGCAAAAGGAGGAGCTATCATCTCTGAAGATAAAGAAACATTAATACTGGATGATTTAATGCAGAAAATCACCTCTAAAGCTTTTAAATCCGGTGAAAAATTGCCTTCGGAAAATGAGCTTGCCGAAAAATATGGGGTACCCCGCATGACTGTTCGAAATGCTTTGTTAAAGCTCGAGGAACGGGGCTATATTTATTCGAAGCAAGGCAAAGGACGGTATTTGAAAGAAGAGTCGTTGCAAATCCAATTGCACTTAACGGCTAAAACGAGCTTTACGGAAAAAATGAAACAAGCAGGCTATAATTTGGAGACGCGCAACATCAATTGCGAAAAAATCGGTTTTGACGCACGGATCTATAGAATTTTAAATGCGCCGGAAAACGGTACAGTTTATAAAATTTCCCGTCTGCGGCTGCTTGACGGCGAGCCGATTGCCATCCACAGTTCATATGTCAATGAAGCGATGTTTCCGGACATCGGGGAAGATGGCCGTCAAATCGGTTCCATGTTCGCCTATTATCGAAAGCTTGGCTATACGGAATTTGCCAGCCGAAAGTCTCTTTTAAGCATTACTTTCCCGTCTTCAAAAGAACAGCAGCTCCTGTCCTGTAAAAGCCTGGTGCCGCTCATTGTAGTGGAAAGTGATTGTGTCGATGCCAAGGAAGGGAATATATTAGAGCATACGAAAATCCTATACCGCAGTGATAAGTTTAAATACGATATCACAATGGATTAA
- a CDS encoding SDR family oxidoreductase, with protein MSTVKGKVIVITGASSGIGEATAKKFAREGSKVVLAARRENRLQKLKEAIELEGGEAVIKVTDVTSYQEVEELAEFAIDTFGQIDVMFNNAGLMPLSFMDKLKIDEWDRMVDVNVKGVLYGIAAVLPHMQERNSGHIITTASVAGHGVFPSGTVYCGTKFAARIFMEGLSKELAQTNIKTTSISPGVVQTELASFITDPDIKPRFEDPNIPSLTSEDVANAVYYAASQPEGVAVNEVIVRPTHQG; from the coding sequence ATGTCTACTGTTAAAGGAAAAGTCATTGTCATTACAGGTGCTTCAAGTGGAATCGGTGAAGCTACAGCAAAAAAGTTTGCACGCGAAGGCAGTAAAGTCGTGCTCGCTGCAAGGCGCGAAAACCGGCTTCAGAAGCTGAAAGAAGCGATTGAGCTAGAAGGCGGTGAAGCGGTAATTAAAGTGACGGACGTTACTTCCTACCAGGAAGTTGAGGAACTGGCGGAATTTGCAATCGATACATTCGGGCAAATCGACGTCATGTTCAACAACGCGGGGCTCATGCCCTTGTCGTTCATGGACAAGCTGAAAATAGATGAATGGGACCGCATGGTTGATGTGAATGTAAAAGGCGTGCTGTACGGCATCGCGGCTGTCCTGCCGCATATGCAGGAGCGCAACAGCGGCCATATTATCACCACCGCTTCTGTTGCAGGACACGGGGTATTTCCTTCTGGAACAGTTTATTGCGGTACGAAATTCGCAGCCCGCATCTTTATGGAAGGCTTGAGCAAAGAACTGGCACAAACCAATATCAAGACTACCAGCATTTCACCGGGAGTCGTTCAGACAGAGCTGGCGTCTTTTATTACCGACCCCGACATCAAGCCGAGATTCGAAGATCCGAATATTCCTTCACTGACGAGTGAAGATGTGGCAAACGCCGTTTATTATGCAGCCTCACAGCCGGAAGGCGTAGCGGTCAACGAAGTGATTGTCCGGCCGACCCATCAGGGATAA
- a CDS encoding SDR family NAD(P)-dependent oxidoreductase: protein MELTGKVAVVTGAASGIGLAAAKALLDKGAKVVVADINVEGGEAAAKQFKGTGAEVVFIEFDASQEDSVANLVAETVKQFGRIDIMVNNAGVRALSETHELSYEDYRKVISVNQDGVFFGSKHAIREMLKTGGGVIVNTASILGSVGEANAFAVTASKGAVNLMTKSLALKYADKNIRVNAVSPGYIETGMSNRNTLKPELYAKAVAKHPIGRLGRPEEVAHAIIFLCENDFVTGSTVMVDGGYTAQ, encoded by the coding sequence ATGGAATTGACAGGGAAAGTGGCAGTGGTCACTGGCGCTGCATCAGGCATCGGCTTAGCTGCTGCTAAAGCGCTGCTGGACAAAGGAGCTAAAGTAGTCGTCGCTGACATTAATGTGGAAGGCGGAGAAGCGGCTGCCAAGCAATTTAAAGGCACTGGAGCAGAGGTTGTATTTATTGAATTCGACGCTTCCCAAGAAGATTCCGTTGCCAACCTTGTAGCAGAAACTGTCAAACAGTTTGGCCGGATTGATATTATGGTCAATAATGCAGGAGTTCGCGCACTCAGTGAAACGCATGAGCTTTCTTACGAAGATTACCGGAAAGTAATTTCGGTCAATCAAGACGGGGTCTTTTTTGGATCAAAACACGCCATCCGCGAAATGCTGAAAACCGGAGGCGGTGTCATTGTCAATACGGCATCCATATTGGGAAGCGTGGGAGAAGCGAATGCTTTTGCGGTTACCGCTTCTAAAGGCGCCGTCAATTTAATGACAAAATCGTTGGCCCTCAAATATGCAGACAAAAACATTCGCGTAAATGCGGTAAGCCCTGGCTATATTGAGACGGGGATGTCAAATCGAAATACCTTAAAACCCGAACTTTATGCCAAAGCAGTAGCGAAACATCCGATTGGACGCTTAGGGCGCCCGGAAGAAGTGGCGCATGCGATCATCTTCCTGTGTGAAAATGATTTTGTAACAGGCAGCACGGTAATGGTTGACGGTGGATATACAGCACAATAA
- a CDS encoding GNAT family N-acetyltransferase codes for MLVRYKKSCQKIAMGLLSFMPQERNLKSLCQTITRYAEDPDWQLYLLKNEEDYIGLIGVEVADTYFTVHHISVLPSFRGEGLGRKMIEKIQVLMQDREMRSTKETEALLNHCLEKVQTKLIG; via the coding sequence ATGTTAGTCAGATACAAGAAATCATGCCAAAAGATTGCGATGGGTTTATTGTCCTTCATGCCACAAGAGAGAAACCTGAAAAGTTTATGCCAGACCATCACACGTTATGCGGAAGATCCGGATTGGCAATTGTACTTGCTGAAAAATGAGGAAGACTATATAGGACTGATCGGAGTGGAAGTGGCCGATACTTATTTCACAGTCCATCATATTTCAGTGCTTCCGTCATTCCGAGGCGAAGGGCTAGGCCGGAAAATGATTGAGAAAATACAGGTGCTGATGCAGGACCGGGAAATGCGCAGCACAAAAGAAACAGAAGCTTTGCTTAACCATTGCTTAGAAAAGGTGCAAACTAAATTGATTGGATGA